CTTTGGCTGTTCCTTGAGAGCAGGCCGGAATGCCGATCCCTATTCCTGCCCGCTTACCTGCGGGAACGCAGTCCGATCAATTGAGTTGTGCCCACTACATGTCCCTTGATCGCAGATTCAAACTGCCCGCGGCTTGCACCTTCTGCAAGGGACAAGGTCGTATCTAACGCATACAATGTAAAGATATAACGGTGTGTGCCGCTCGGCGGGCAGGGACCGCCATAGCCAAGTTCGCCGAAATCGTTCATGCCTTTGACGCCTGCATCCGGTCCGCCGATGGCTTCGTTTAGTCCGCTTGCATTTGCCGGGATGTTGAATTGCAGCCAATGCAGCCAGTTCCCGCCATCGGGATCGCTCATGAGGATGGCAAAACTCTGCGTGCCGTCGGGCGCACCTGTCCATGCAAGCGGAGGCGAAAAATTCCCGCCGGTGCATTGTCCGCGCAGGTTGTAGGTGTAACTGTCCGGGATCGTCCCGCCTTCGGAAAAGGCGGCGCTGGTCAGGGTCAAATTATCCATTGCGACCTCACTCTCTTCGACTGGCGGAGTCGGGGAACATGCCGCAAGCAGTACGGCAAGCGCCCCTGCGATGTGAATTGACTTCATGCTCGCCTCGTGAAATTCAAAACCCAAGCCGCTTCAATCTCGTTTTCAAATCCATTCGTAGTGTAGCACGTTTGACACCGCCAAGATCGATCTTTTCCGCGCCGATCATATCTGCAAATCGTTTCAGTCCCTCTGCGAGTGCATCAGCAAATGCAGAATCCTTCGGCGCGTCGTCCTCCAACCAGAAGCCGAGGATGTGCAGCGTGTTCGTCGCGCGGTCGAGTTTCGGGTCGAGCCGCGCCACCAGATCATCGCCGTATAGAATCGGCAATGTGTAATAACCCCACTTGCGCTGATGTAAAGGCTTGTACACCTCCCACACGTAATCAAAATCGAAAACTTTTTTCGCGCGCCCGCGGGCGCT
This portion of the Anaerolineales bacterium genome encodes:
- a CDS encoding YbhB/YbcL family Raf kinase inhibitor-like protein, with the protein product MTLTSAAFSEGGTIPDSYTYNLRGQCTGGNFSPPLAWTGAPDGTQSFAILMSDPDGGNWLHWLQFNIPANASGLNEAIGGPDAGVKGMNDFGELGYGGPCPPSGTHRYIFTLYALDTTLSLAEGASRGQFESAIKGHVVGTTQLIGLRSRR